The Ziziphus jujuba cultivar Dongzao chromosome 1, ASM3175591v1 genome segment TCCAATGGCAAATTCGGCACCTATTATGTTCATTATTGTGAAATCCAATAGCAAATTCGGCACCAATTATGACATCACCAAAGTAGCATCATCAGTGGCatgccttttttgttttttttcaacttttccaCATTTTCTACCTCCTCTTTCATCGGTAGGCAATATGTTCACAACTTGAAATGGATATGTAGcctttaattgttattattttattttttttaagcctTGTCAAACACTCATGCCAGATGTCAATGACAAGTGATTGAGTATGCCTAATATTTCATAGTAGCTTTTTTCCAACAAAGGACATGGAGAGTACAGCAATACCATAAAAATGCAAATCACGTTCACTTTTTGTCAAATTTCTGAGAAAGCATTGCGAGCATGGAAACTACAACAATTGGTTTCTTCCGACAAGCATTGCGAGCATGGAAACTACAACAATTGGTTTCTTCCGTCTACTTGCAGCTTTGACTAATATATGCCCACCGCCGATCGAACAGGTTAACATCTGCTTTTACaccaccaaaacagctttcaagaGGAAAATATTGTCCCTAAGGCCATCATGATTTGAactttgagtttgaatttcatgaaattttagttttttaacacATGTCTCTCTGATTTTTCattcaaaaagttattattgTATATGGACTTGCAAAgcgtatatttatatatatatatatatatatatataaatatgtattggtcacaatgatttattttttctctttctttttctatgctagatggaattttttttttaaattttttattgttattaccattagaaaaaacaaatgcattttaatgcTAGTTTGTTAAAGTTACTtgtagatataaaaatataaatgagtGCTTTAAAGTTATGgaataaatttcaaaagaatATTAATTGTGGTTTTTGAGTTGGTAATATTTGAGTAAAAACTTtgtagttttagaaaaatcatatttaatttgtaGAGGTCATATTTAAATAAGGTACATATTATATGCAAAAAGAAGGatcttttagaaattttattagTACTAGGAAAAATTTCAGGAATTTGGGAGGGTCATGGCTTTTGTTGGTCCCCTCTGGATCCGCCCTGTGCCTAATCGTTAAACTTCTAATGGATCATAATCTATTTATTCTTCAGCTTAAAGAAATCATCCCTACACATGAATCGAATGGCAGTCTAAAAATGAATTTGCCGCAGTCGCTTTTAAGGAAACCAAATGAGGCAGCTTACTATAACAAACTTGAACACATGTTATTTGTAATATCAACACTAAAATCCAAGATTATCGTTTCAAAATATACAACTATATATACTGGACAAAGTTTCAATATTGAAATCGcaagttaaataattttttatttgcttttatatGTTGGGCTCTTCCgaacaaagaaatataatagAGCTTTGCATGGTGGGTGTGTGGTTCACCATCGGATCTTTcaaaatcaatgtaaatagaGCTCACAATTTCAACACAATGActtaaaatttgattaccaaggaaaaaaaaaattaaaagaaagaaagaagacttAATCTTAGGTGCTTATGagaaaatcctatatatatagaattatagAATTCACATGTATTTTAGCATTTGTATTTTGGCCGATTACACATagacatttgaatttaaaactttcatattaaattttcaatatacaaTTTGTTTTACATCTTATACAACTAGATTTAtatcatattttcaaaaaaatatttcgttGTTGAAACAATTCAAAATATCCCTTACCGTTATTACCTTtcaattatttgatattttatttcctaACTGGCagcataaaaaatcataaatactctcaaatttttaaaaagtgacttgttacatttaaaaatgataataaaaaaaacaatatatactagtttaaatattaaaataattattaatatatgttcatttaaatattttacttttaaaaaaacaaataatgttccactttgcctttaaaatattttatttcctatatatatatatatattttttttttaattttatgatatatttacatatttaaaagtattaaaattaatttacattttttaatttgtattgatttttaattatgaaataaataaaatgttttatataagaaaaatacaaaaacttacTAACGGTAGAAGTCATTTCTACATTATTTctacattattttaaattacaGAATACCTTTTATacacttttttaaaatatgagtAAACCAAAGAGGATTCGTATGATTTTTTTAAGGTTCATCCCACACTGTCACAGCTGAGATTATAATCAGCAGGGCAGATTCAGATAATGTTATACACGTTTGTCTTATCAACAAAGACTTGGGAGACACCCCTCAACACTTCAAGATATGATCATAAATACCTTTATCTTCATTACTACTCCTCTTTGAAAGATTTGGTTATATTGGAATTTAATATATACCTTTGAAAATGGATACAAAATACAATATGCCTTCTCTCAATTAATTAGTAACAAAGGCGAAGCCATACATGGAGGGGGACAACTGCTTCAAGTTTTGAATTTTGCAATTACATATACTGTGCTGAAGAAAAAGATACTAGAAATTTCTGTCTTTTATACGTACAAGTACAATGATAGTGCTCTGGTCGAGGAACGAGAGACTGtacaacctctctctctctctctctctaacactctctctctcttctccgcTCACGACTGAGATCAGAATGTTTTCTGGGCTTATTTCTTTCACTATCAAATATGAttaggatttatatatatatatatatatttttttttttctcctttatttttttatgtttaggaATATAACCAATTGTCTTAGCATGATTGTAATAAGGTCTTTACAACATAAAACTGGCAATCAATCCGAGGTGCTCTTTGTTTTTCATGACTTATGTCTTAATACAACTTAATTTTAAGTTATCAGTACATTTTAGTTTGttggtttgtttgttttatttattattattattttcacttaAAAGCTTAATATAAGAtgtttttatctgaattgtTCCAAAATGTCTGAGcgccttttgaatttttttttttttttttttttttccttctcaaaaATACCCTTACTTCCATTTCGCACCCAATCTCTCATGGCCGTGCTATAAGCTGCCTAACTTTCGGATGACGATTTAAGATCTGATCTGCTTCGCTCTCCTTAAAGTTAACACGCTGCAGCTGCTGTATTTCCATTTGCGATGCCTCCTTCTGATGTTAGATTTAGGCAATTGATTATGATTAGGATTTGGGCTGGTGATTTTTCAAATTACTAATTCATCCACGAATTAAAAACCCTgtttcaatattaaatttgtataaatatgtcatttttttAAGTATCTAATATCTATCAATTTGAATGAAGTTTATCAACCAGGGTTTATTATGTCTTTTTAGTACAAAAAGATATCAACCATATCATTTCGtttagaaacccaaaaaaaaaaaaaaaaatacaaaatatttatttagacATAAGTAGTTATGTATATTAAGATCTTATTTGATGTCAAACTTGAGTATTTTTAAGACATTAGATGACTTTTTTCGGTGAGTGCTTCATATTCTGGCTCCTAGCAATATACAGAAAGACTGCAACATGATTActaattttgtttgttatttcTTTTGCTTATTTCAGTTTGGATGGCCAGAATCATACTGAAGCATATTCATCTGAAAGGAAGAAGGAAATTGTCGTAGTGGCATTGTTATCATCAGGAGTGGCGTTCATTTTAGCACTGCTTGTCATATGGATACTAAGAAGAGTGAGAAAATCAAGTAATGTTATgctatctaatatatatatatatatgtatatatagtccATTTCAGACTATAGTTTTATACAATTGATGTAGATTAGAGGAACAAGCTAAAATTTAGAAGGTATGTTTAATCTAGCTTTGGATGTGTGCAGAGGCAGAAATGAATAAGAAAGCAGGAAAAATAGTAGAAACAAAGAAGATTCAATTTAGTCATGAAGAAGTTTTAGAGATTACCAACAACTTGGAAAAGGTGATAGGGAAAGGTGGATTTGGGACAGTGTACCATGGTTGCATGAAGAATGGAAAACAAGTTGCAGTCAAGATGCTCTCTTTATCAACATGTCAAGGATACAGGGAATTCCAAATGGAGGTTTTTAATTGGCGACTTATTAATTGATATCTGTTAGACGGGAATGTACTTTAGCTTTTTTCTATTAGCAGcaagttaaataaattttaatgcaaAGGCAAAAATGCCTAGACGTTACCTATTACTATTCTATTCGATAGCTAAGTAATAATTAACTAACTGCTAACAGAGGTATACTTTGTGGATTTGTTCAGGCTGAGTTGTCGATGAGAACTCATCACAGAAACCTGGTCGCATTCGTTGGGTACTGCGATGATGCTGATGATCGCTTGGCGCTTATCTATGAGTACATGGCTAATGGAAACCTTAAACGATATCTTTCAGGTGTACTCTCTTGAGTAGTAGTAATATGACATTATTACaggtaattaatttgtttaggtAATAATGCAACATTTGACTTTTGCAGAGAGAAGTCGGGATTTGAGTTGGGAAAAGAGACTTCGCATAGCAATAGATGCTGCACAAGGTTTATCAATTAGGCATATTATGCATCTAACATAACATCAATAATGAATCTTCCCAATctattaaaacaaacaatatatatatatataatgaatcttaccatttcatatatatatatatatatgttagagttggtgatccaaattattattaacccgacccgaaaagcttgCAGGACAAACCATTTGGTGAAAATTacttttgtgaaaattttgaggCTCTATGGTGGTAATGGAGGTCTCGGGCTGATACGACCGATCcggtttttaaatttattccaTACAACATATATTACGTTTTTGCAGATCagttaaattatgtttttagcCACTCTATTTGCTTACCTTTTATAACAATCTTTTCAATAAAAGTTTTGTCTCTCTTTGTCGGtggttttttcccgtcaagattttccatataaatctgtgttttgttttcattctggttcttctattgctattgtttttgtCTTATTTTCATAACAATACAAATTTAAATTGGTGTAAATATTGGTGGGACAGGTCTAGAGTATCTGCATCACGGATGCAATCCACCAGTAGTCCATAGAGATGTGAAGACAGCAAACATACTTCTAACCCAGAACTTGGACGCTAAAATAGCAGATTTTGGACTTTCCAAATTACTTCCCAGCAACGAACCCACTGATCATGTCACAACCTTAGTCATGGGGACAGTAGGATATCTTGATCCAGAGTAAGTAGTTACTTAATTTCATGAATTAATAGGTGTGAGAAATAATTGTTGCATTTGTATACATGCAGGTACCGCACTCATAATAGGTTGAACGAGAAAAGCGATGTTTACAGTTTTGGTGTGGTTCTGTTAGAGCTAATCACAGGCCAAACTGCAGTCATTAAAAGCAACAGTGAGCACTTTACGCACATAAAACATTGGGTGGTTCCTAGGCTCCAACAAGGAGACATAGCCAGAATTGTTGATTGTGAACTGAAAGCTTCAGATTTTGAGGTGGAGTCCGTTCGGAAAGCTTTACAAGTAGCAATGGCATGCACAAATTCCATCTCCATTCGAAGACCAACAATGGACTCTGTACTTGCAGAGCTTAAACTGTGTTTGGAGAAGGAGTTATCTAGGAATATTGGAGATCAAAAATCCAGGGCACGTCCTTCGACAGAGGAGATGTTCATAACAACAGCTTCTCCATCTGATGATGAAGTGCGTTTTAGGCATAGTGATCACAGTTCCATGAATGCTGAATCCATGACTGCTCCATTTGCAAGGTAGCAGAAAGCTTGGTTTAGATTTGCAGGCTGCAAAAGAACAATGGTCTTGGATCAAGTTTGCGGTTATTGGTTTGaaacttttgtttcttttcttctttttgttcccACGCCAAACTTTCCATTTTTCTCGGGCATTTATGTGTACAGCTGGCCCGTAAAATTATGACTATTGTGTTAAATTACTACATTACTTGGTCAAGCAATTTTAgtgaatgatatatatttatatatatatatatatatatattttatatatatgcaagcCATGTAGCACAATTCATTATTCATACATGAACATCAATTGAATTGTATAAAATCTTTGGAGTATATATGTTCAGTAAAATTTGCTTATCATTTTTCACATTTCAGGGAGTCTGATGTCTTTCTTGATGCCTCCATAAGGCATAGGTTTCATGTCTTGGGGCTTTATACCTCATTCTTAACctgagaaaagagaaaataaaaataaaaaataaaggaaataaaactaataaactaTATGGAAAATATTAGAGAAAATAACCAATAAACAACAGAGAACTAGAAGAGAAAAACTCTTATTTCTTCAGAAGTTGCAGGCCATGCCAATTAGTACCTATATCACCAAAATTGACTTCTAGTTTAAGGATGAgagagtagttttttttttttttttttttttttacttctttttttgcaATGAATAGATACTTGTTAATTAGTAATAATTACATGCACCTTGTGCGCTATATTTCCAACCAATATATTTTGTGCaacaatatataaacaaaaatatattcaattactaaatgattgatAACTCATGTCAAGGATGACGAAAAAGGTTTATGCATTGCATCCTAGTTCAAACTAAATAAACCAGCCTCCTGTTCCAATCACTTCTTTTACGTGCTCTTCCACTTAATTCATGTAACATATTGGTGAAATATCTATCTTCATGGACTTGATCTTGCAATCTCTGTCTCTGCTACTTTTCATCATTTTCATCACATCAACATATTTCTTGCTCAACCACACAAATTCCAGCACCATCAAAAACATCTCACCGTGCAGTTCCGGATGGCCCATAATTGGAGAAACCATTGAATTCCTCCGCGAAACCCCCGAGAACTTCATCAATCACAGAACCAAAAAAGTACTCTTCATAAGTTTTCATGACAAACATTTTCCGACGACCCACAGCCATCTTCTCCGGCCTCACCGCCAACAAATTCATCGTCTCCAACGAGCAAAAATTCCCCAAAGTTTGGTACCCTCTTTCGCAATGGAGTCTTTTCCTCATGAACCACCCATCTCCCGCACCACCACCTTCTCCATCTTCAGCTCCAGCTCCAACCAAACCAAAACCATCGACCAGCGCTTCTGGTTTTCTTAGGCCAGAAGCAAGGTACATTTGGAAGTTTGATACATTCACTAAGAACTATTTGAGAAGCTATTTGGACGGAAAACAAGAAGCCGAGATTGATTCTCTTGCCAACAAGTTCACAGTGACTTTGGCCTGCAATTACTTCATTGGTGTGGAGGACTCTGAGCGTGCAGAGAAGCTGGTGGCAAAGTTGGACGACTTGGCTATGGCTATTCATTCCATGGATTCGAACTTTCCGGGGACTATATTCTACCGAGAAAGCGAAGGAGCAGCTAAACTCCACAAGGCACTCGAAATGATAATCGAGGAGAAGAGGGTGAAAATGTCTAATGGGGTTGTGATGGAAGACTTTCTTTCACAGTTGTTGATTGCCGGCAGAAACCAGAGTGGCCCGAAATATAGGCCGCCGGAGAAGATTGTGGACACGATGATGGGTTTGCTGACTACTCGTTGTTGTGCTGCTGCCAGTGTTATCACTTTCATGGTTAAATATATTGGTGAAAGACAGGACATCTACCAAAAGATACTTTCTggttaattagaatttagaacATTATTCCTTTTTGTGCTATCTAACTTcccaaaatattattattacccATTTTATATATGTTCTAATTTTGAAGCAGAACAATCTGAGATCATGTCAAAACGGGAAGATGGTGATTCTTCACTTAGTTGGgagcatatatataaaatgaagtaTACGTATGCTGTCACATGTGAAACTATGAGACGTGTAGCACCTTTACAGGGTACTTTTAGGGAGGCCATCGCAGATATCTACTTCGCTGGTTTCACCATTCCCAAGGGTTGCAAGGTACACTCACATTATTTCAAGGATTTTGATGGTAACAAATGTTAAATATGCTGTTGAGTATTATACATTCTATATAATAAAACTGTTGTGGTTCTTGACCATTATAAAGAAggaatatgagaagaaaataaaaaagcaattcTTATTGCTCTCTGGAAATAGATTACAAAAACGAAACTTCTTTCTTTTGGATTCTAATATGGAATCTTTCTCTTCTGTCAAACTCTCTCCTGGAGTTTTTaaactcttctctcaagctctctctaaAGTcttaaactctctctctctctctctctctctctctctcggagttctTACTCAATACTCTCAACACTCCTCTCTTGGGATGAACAATATTGAGATGGATGAATGCAATGAGAACTAGAGCCTATTTATAAGCTCACAAGGTTGGCTGAATGTCCAAGTTTTTCAACCGATTCTGACATTCAATACCAACTCTCTGGTaattgcccacaattgttgagctaGTTTTATGCTGGTAATTACGGTAGTTATTGTCAACAATGGTGAGTTGTGGCAGTGCAGCTGGACTTTACAAAAACTAGGAATAATATTTTACTTGCTAATTTCGGACATTTTATGTTATCTCAGAAATGCTTCATTACATGCATGTAATCCATGGAATATTTCATCCCATGAATTATAGGGAATCAAGTGGGAGTAAAACTAGTATATTTTTATACCAATAACATGTTACGAGGCAAAATAAtgcgtaatttttttttattattattagtttgaaTCGAGTTTTACTCCTCCTATGATCACTTATccatttttgttcaatattattttttcaacaatGACCCCgccatttttgtttatatttttctaaataactTGTTGCCTGTAGCACTATTGTTTTATATTAGGCGTACTGATGGTGATGCAGATTTATTGGGCATTTAATATGACAAACAAGAATCCAGACTATTTTCCTGATCCAGAAAGATTTGATCCTCCAAGGTTTGAAGGAGAAGAATGTGCACTGGTAGAGACTATGCTAGCCTTATAATCCTTACTTTCATTCACAACTTCGTCAACAGGTTCAGGCGGGAAGTTTTAGTCCTCATTGAGAAAATTTCATGTAGCGTGATGACGCCAACCCCAGCACAAGGTCTTCCAGTTCTACTCCACCcactttaataattaaataacaattaataatatgaaattattgGGATATTAATCTGTTTGTTTTAGAGTTTAAAACCAATTTGTGTGCGTTGTGTGcgtttttttatctttcttttacaTACTCTTTTGGTCAAGATCAACTTAAGTGTAAAAAGCTTTGgttgattttgttgttttttcctTTGGACTTCTGTCTCTGCTATTTGTTCAATGGATCATGTTTCAATCGCATATAACTCGCTCTACATTATTACTTGGTtcttatatcatatataaacctttttttatatttgtttatttgttttttagttaCGAATATGTTTTTCCCAAATGTTTATGTTTCAATCATTGACACGCACATAACCATGTCCTGTTTTAATGTCTTTGTAAAAGTACGCTAGATCATTTATaggagtattaaaaaaaaaaaaaaaaaaaaggtttcccTTCGATTTAGATGGGACGTTGTTATTACAATTCAATTAGATTTTGCTCTctaacagatttttatatttattaccatCTTCTGAACATGTTGTATTCAATCATAATATAAGATTCTACATGGGATGTTAGACTGAGAAATTGGTGAACTAGGGACATCATATTGTTATTTTAAGAGATTGAATTGACAAATATATGTTTCTCTAAATTACAAGATGAATTGCACTTCGTTTCAGAATCTACAGCAATTGTCACATTATcccttttatattaatttttttgcaacATTATGTCTTGTATTCAAAAAGTAAACACCAAACGACCTTGTAGGCTTCTACAAAAGGGTAATTTTGGGGCACTTGAGATAAACGCATGGTATCTCTAATCTTGGACAATCTACGAGATGCGATCTATATATGAGTTGTTTATTTACAGCAAAGCGTGGAAAAGGTAGAAGTGTATTACTATGCTAGAACCATAATCCATAAAAACTTGGAAATTCCTCACCTTGAAACACCATAAGCCTACTGTATTGGTAATACAGCCGCCTATACATACAACATAAGAGCATCATACATTGTCCATCTCCATCAAAAGCTCATTCAGTAGTTCAAACCATACCTTATTTTAAGGTCAATACCCAACTGCCAATCTATGATGGATTTCCTGTTCCAAGAACTTACCTGCTAGAGCTTAATCATCATTCTTCTAATGATGATAATTCATGTATTCTTCACCCAAAGAAATCATCAAATGAGCAGCACCAACAGTAAATTCTCTCCTTATAGATCGTTTAATGCCTTATATAATGGAAATATATGTCGTACATACTCGTCtctgtctctgtgtgtgtgtgtgtgtgtgtgtgtggtgcATATCTAAAAAAGTTCTACAAAATTACAACACTTCAAATAATAAGAACACATATAAAGCATACTAGACCAGGCTTGAATTCAGGGAGGGTGTAAAAATTTTCACAGGCAGAGTATTCTAGTTGATACTTTCAATCATGTCGTTCTAATATAACtcaaatgtaattttatataagACAAAGACTGAGTCACATATAAATACGGGGCAACTTGCGCTAACTGAAGATCTAATCATCGGGTTGTACTAACATATAGGTCATActgtgctaaatcataacaaTATCTACTAACATAACATCAACAAAATCCCAAATACAAGAGGAGAAAATGATTCGCACTGGTCCAAACCACTAAAAATGGTGATCGAGTCTGAGACAGCAAATGACAGCAGACAGTGAAAACATTCAGAACACTTTTAATATACCTGCCACAGAAGATTAGACTAACATCAATTTCAGAGCAAGAAAAGAATGAGCAATCATTGTAAAAAaggacaaataatattttgacatGTGCATGTAACAACTACAAAATTCCCAACTCAAAATGAGTTCTATAATGTCAATATTACTGCAGAAATAAAGGTAAAACAAAGATATGCATAATCACTCAACCCTATAAGAGTTAATTAACATAATGTTTTGGACAATTATTGGTGAAGAAAATGGTAAAATGGCAAACAAAAGTGTCTCCCAACTCTAAAATCCTATATAGACAAAGCTTTACAAGCATTGTTCAAATATCCATCAGAAAACAGAACTAACAGAATAATTGTAATTATAGACTTGCCTACAAATAATACACTTCgccttttttttagtttttttccccctttttttgggtctttgatGTACATACAGGTAAAACAGAGACTATCCCTAGAAAAAGGAACAAAGTAGATATTCTTATTACTcgacattcagcaactaaattgtTTCTAGCACAACATATTTTTTTGCTCAGAATAGACAAGGACCTGTGATTCAAGAAAACAGTGAAAATCACCCAGCTACCACTCATATGACTCTTCCAATATATTTGAGTGTTAATTACACGACATAAATGTCAAAGACATGTTTATCGTTTGTGTTCTTGGTGCAGGTCTCctctaatttgaaatttttgtaaaagattcaaaatataattactaaTTACTAATTACTAATTACTAATAGGTAATAGCtccataaagaaacaaattttcatcTGAAAATCTAAATTACCCCAATACAGAGAAATCATGAGTGAAATTGGTTTTTCAAAACTGGAATATCAGTTGCATGTATTAAATAACATCACTCAGCACAGCGAGAAATAGAGAGATCACAAgtgaatttgatttttcaaaattggtGTCTTTTGGAGGTACCAGAAAACATCACGACATCACCGGTGCAATATAAATATACCTCTAAAACAGGTTTTGGGAAGGATGTAGATGTCCAAcctcatttatttcaattaaatGATAGACACAattctataattataataattttcaggACAAAACATTGATGTATAACAATATgccaaatttttttgataattaccACAGACAGGACAAAGCTTGTGCTCATATTCTATCAATTTGACACATATTATCCTGAGCATAGCATCCAATAGCAATATGCAAGGTTATACTCTATTGTAGAATTAACAGATCAGCAACCTAGGTTATAAAAAGAAAGGGAATGCCATTTCCATCACATAGCTCACAAATCTAAACTTATGTTGGAAATACAATATTGTACTGAGAAGGGGAAAAACAAGTTCACATTTTTGAAAGAATATCTCAAATTACTGATAATATGGAAGAAATAAAGCTAGAAAAgcagaaataagaaaaataagaacCGAAGACCAAGGGGTCAAGGTGAAACATAATTAGTTAATTGTTTTTATccgaaatattttgatttttcacttATGCAATGAGATGTGCATTTACAGTTGGCACTTTGGCCGGCATCCTTCTTTTCATTTCCTAACAGAGACATTTATTTACAATGGAGATTTCATTGAGTTTCCATGAAATATAAGATCGATGGTGAAAATGTGCACCAACACTCTAGAATGgacatcttcatcaatcctagTCTATATGGATTTTTTTCATGTTAAATTGAACCAAAAGATAATTTCATCAAATAGCATAAGTTTTTAAGGCTATAagcatgtaataaaatatgaaaagctGATGACATTCTTGGGTAAAGAATTTTCTCTGCATACTTTCTGAAAATTTATCTTTGGTTTCAAAAGTTTAATGCTTCAAAGCTTCCCCCAAAACCAGAGACTCAGAGTTAAGTTCGGCATAATAATTCtaattatatatgcatttatgTACTTATGTTCCTTGCTTCTATAATTTACAGAATAAAGTTCAAGTTCGAGCCCCATAACTTTTCTATAATTAGTGCTACAAGTTTATATAATCATGCAGTTTGCAAGTATCTTTGCCATAAGGCACATTTTAAGGATGTTTAGAAAAAACATTGCTTAACTTTGTGCACTGCTGCAGCACAAAATACCTAAGCACAATGGAACTTCCAGActacagaaaagaaaagagtttaTTATAGCATCATAAACACCACATAAAATTCTTAATCAAAATCAGGGGAAGATACAAAAATGATC includes the following:
- the LOC107418544 gene encoding probable LRR receptor-like serine/threonine-protein kinase At4g29180; translated protein: METTTIGFFRLLAALTNICPPPIEQLKEIIPTHESNGSLKMNLPQSLLRKPNEAAYYNKLEHILDGQNHTEAYSSERKKEIVVVALLSSGVAFILALLVIWILRRVRKSKAEMNKKAGKIVETKKIQFSHEEVLEITNNLEKVIGKGGFGTVYHGCMKNGKQVAVKMLSLSTCQGYREFQMEAELSMRTHHRNLVAFVGYCDDADDRLALIYEYMANGNLKRYLSERSRDLSWEKRLRIAIDAAQGLEYLHHGCNPPVVHRDVKTANILLTQNLDAKIADFGLSKLLPSNEPTDHVTTLVMGTVGYLDPEYRTHNRLNEKSDVYSFGVVLLELITGQTAVIKSNSEHFTHIKHWVVPRLQQGDIARIVDCELKASDFEVESVRKALQVAMACTNSISIRRPTMDSVLAELKLCLEKELSRNIGDQKSRARPSTEEMFITTASPSDDEVRFRHSDHSSMNAESMTAPFAR
- the LOC107418536 gene encoding beta-amyrin 28-monooxygenase-like, whose product is MNHPSPAPPPSPSSAPAPTKPKPSTSASGFLRPEARYIWKFDTFTKNYLRSYLDGKQEAEIDSLANKFTVTLACNYFIGVEDSERAEKLVAKLDDLAMAIHSMDSNFPGTIFYRESEGAAKLHKALEMIIEEKRVKMSNGVVMEDFLSQLLIAGRNQSGPKYRPPEKIVDTMMGLLTTRCCAAASVITFMVKYIGERQDIYQKILSEQSEIMSKREDGDSSLSWEHIYKMKYTYAVTCETMRRVAPLQGTFREAIADIYFAGFTIPKGCKIYWAFNMTNKNPDYFPDPERFDPPRFRREVLVLIEKISCSVMTPTPAQGLPVLLHPL